A single Populus alba chromosome 7, ASM523922v2, whole genome shotgun sequence DNA region contains:
- the LOC118063230 gene encoding uncharacterized protein yields MGICSSCESTHVATAKLILQDGRLQEFSYPVKVSFVLAKIPTFFICNADEMEFDDVVSAVNDDEELQPGQLYFALPLSWLKHPLQPEEMAALAVKASSALMKSGGAEKCGCHKKLVFSVENDGKSSRKVAAGGGGPRRNGGRGKFSARLGAIPE; encoded by the coding sequence ATGGGTATTTGCAGTTCTTGTGAATCGACACATGTAGCAACAGCAAAGTTGATCTTACAAGATGGAAGGTTGCAGGAATTCTCGTACCCAGTTAAGGTTTCATTTGTTCTTGCCAAGATCCCAACCTTCTTCATCTGCAACGCTGATGAAATGGAGTTTGATGATGTCGTTTCAGCTGTAAATGATGATGAAGAACTCCAACCCGGTCAGCTTTATTTTGCCTTGCCGTTGAGCTGGCTAAAGCATCCCTTACAACCTGAAGAAATGGCTGCATTGGCCGTTAAAGCCAGCTCCGCTCTAATGAAAAGCGGCGGGGCTGAAAAATGTGGATGTCACAAGAAACTGGTTTTTTCTGTCGAGAATGATGGTAAGTCAAGCCGGAAAGTGGCGGCCGGCGGTGGCGGGCCGAGAAGAAATGGTGGCAGGGGGAAGTTCTCGGCGAGGCTGGGTGCCATCCCTGAGTAG
- the LOC118063231 gene encoding STS14 protein: MASHSFLIVLVLALCHSSAHGAAPASSHNPTQVTTTPTPPPNVANEFLQPHNQARAAVGVGPLKWSEMLANATSRLVRYQRNKMGCQFANLSDSKYGGNQLWSSGMAVTPRMAVDNWVQEKNYYNHTDNSCAPNHSCGVYTQVVWRKSLEVGCAQATCVKEQASLTVCYYDPPGNIIGESPY; encoded by the coding sequence ATGGCTTCCCACTCCTTCCTTATTGTTCTGGTTCTAGCTTTATGCCACAGCTCAGCCCATGGTGCGGCTCCGGCATCAAGCCACAACCCCACCCAAGTCACAACAACCCCAACACCACCACCAAATGTAGCTAATGAGTTTCTACAACCTCACAACCAAGCAAGAGCAGCAGTCGGTGTTGGCCCTCTCAAGTGGAGTGAAATGCTAGCCAATGCCACAAGCAGACTAGTCAGGTACCAAAGGAACAAAATGGGTTGCCAATTTGCAAACTTGAGCGACAGTAAGTATGGTGGAAATCAGTTATGGTCTAGTGGCATGGCTGTGACTCCACGTATGGCTGTTGATAATTGGGTGCAAGAGAAGAATTACTATAACCACACTGACAATTCCTGTGCGCCAAATCATAGTTGTGGTGTTTACACACAGGTGGTGTGGAGGAAATCTCTGGAGGTGGGGTGTGCACAAGCAACATGTGTGAAGGAGCAAGCTAGCTTAACTGTATGTTATTATGACCCACCTGGGAATATTATAGGGGAAAGCCCATACTAG